The following is a genomic window from bacterium.
GAAAAGATTTTACAAAATATAACATACTGAAAGATATTTCAAAATCACAATTCTTTCCCCTTAACCCCGATACCGGTAACATATTTAAATACTTTGATAAAAAAATGAAATCAGGCGAGATAAGAAGTATTAATTTAGCTCATCTGATAATAAGTATTGCCGGGCAGGTAATGGCATCCTTTTTTGCAAGACCGCTGTTTGAAGCTATCGGCGTATATAAACCTTCCGACTTTGATAAATTTATAAAAGAAAGAAAAGAATTTATAGTCAAATTAGTACTTGATGGTATAAAACCTTCCTGCCGTGGGTAGGAAAGAGAGGTGAAAATGAAAAGAGTTCTTTACTTATTTCTATTTATACTATTTCCAATGCTTTCTTTCTCTAAACCCATTACCCTTGATGACTGCTTAAATAAAGCAATGAAAAACAACCCCGATATTATGAAAACTCAAAAAGAACTTGATGCCATAAGCTCAAAAATCTACCAGGCGAAAACTTATTTCCTGCCTACCCTTAGCTTAACCGGTCTTTATACCCATTTAAGTAAAGAGCCTCCTGCTTTTGATTTTAAGTCTTTCTTCACTCCGGGAGCCACAATTCCGCAAATAGCAGGAAATCCTTTATTGCAATATGCGCACCAAAACAACTACAGTGGCGGACTTAAACTAAACCAACCTTTATATCTGGGCGGACGGAATATGGCAGTGCTTAATTCTTATAAATCGGAATATAAAATAAAATCCGCCGAACTTGAAATGTCCAAAACGAAACTGAAAGTTGATGTCACAAAAGTCTTCTACTCCATCGTCCTTTCAAAAGAAATGGAAAAATTGATACAGGTGACAATAACTACCCTCCAAAAACATCTTGATTTGGTAAGGGAATTTGTTAAAAATGGTACTGCTACGGAATATGATTCCCTGAAAACGGAATCCCAACTCTTTTCCTGGCAGCCAAGACTCATAAAAACCCAAAGAGAAATGAAAACCGCAACCAAACAACTCGCTTTCCTTATAGGCGAAGAGATTGAAGATAGCCTTGTCATTGAAGGCGAATTAAAATATCATAATTCCGAATCGGAAATATCCCTGAAAGATGCAACGGATAAAGCCCTTGAAAACAGGTCTGAAATAGTGATTGCGCAAGAAATGAAAAAAATAAATAACGATATCAGGAATATGAAAAGAGCTTCTGTGCTCCCGCAAGTTGCTTTCCAGTATAATTATAACTTAATGGATAAAGATGCGGATTTTACTTTTAACGCGGATAACTGGGAAAACTGGTGGGATATAAGAATTCTCTTCAACTGGGAGTTTTTTGCCTTCGGAAGACATAGAGCTGAAATGAAGGAATATGACTTTAAAAAACAAGAATCCGACATAAATATTTCCTCTATTGAAAAGAGAATAAAAATTGAACTTGAAAATGCGTTCGATTATAAAAATGAAAACCAAATAACGCTTTCCCTGTGGGAAAAGAATATTGACGTTGCGAACAGGGCTTACGATATAGCAAACGATAATTATAAAAACGGGACAATGACAAATATGGATGTCCTTGATTCACATATCGCTCTGGCAGAAGCAAAGTTCCAATACCTGAAAGCTCTGTATGATTATAAAATTTCCTGCGCAGAATTAAATAGAATAATCGGTTATTAAATAGAGGAAAATGAAAAATAAAATAAAGTATTTGTTGTTCCTATTCATTCTTGGGATATTAGTAACCGGATGTGGCGATAAACCAGCGCCTCCTAATGATACTTATAATCTTGGGGGGGATGTGTGGTGGGGTACAAATAAAGTAGCCAACACACTTGTTGAAATGACAAGATGGATGAGTAATGATACAACTATTCCAGATGGTGCGCATATAAAAATAGATACTAGTGTTACTGCTTCAAGTTCAAGTTATTTAGGTAGTTATGATTTCTGGTATTTTTGTTATGAAAATGATAACGGGTATGGGCTAGATATGCAATATAAAGTTCGTGCAAAAGACAGTACCAACGCATGGTCATCTTTTCAGGTTGGTTCAATAAAGCCTAACGGAAATGTAACGGTAGATTTCCATTTATAAGCGGCTTTTAAAAAATGGAGATTGAGGGTAGGCAAGGCTTTAATGCCTTGCCCAATATAATAAAAAAGGGGGAAAAATGGGAAAAGGATTATATTTTCTAACTATAATTCTGATGTGTGTTTGTAATGGATGTAAAGAAAAAGATTACATAGAAGCTTCCGGTACCATAGAAATCAAGGAACTTGACGTTGCGTCAAAAATCGCCGGCAGGGTTACAAAAATATACGTTCAAAAAGGAGATAACGTCGAAAAAGATAAAATACTTGCGGAAATTGACGACAGGATAATTAATGCCCAATACGATGAAGCAAAAGCCGTTTATACTCAAGCAGAGGAAGACTTCAAAAGAGTCTCTGCTCTCTATAAGTCAAATTCCATACCCAAGCAGAAATATGACCAGTCAGAAGCTTTCTATAACCAGATAAAAGCAAAACTGACCCAGGCAGAAATAATGAAAGAAGAAACTAAAATAAAAGCGCCGTGGGACGGGACAATAATTAACAAATATGTAGAAGAAGGAGAACTTATATCCCAGCTTGCCCCCCTGTTTACGCTTGGCGATATGAAAGAAGTTAAACTTACCATATATATGCCGTTGAAAGAAATGGAAATAATAAAAGTCGGAGATGAAGCCGAAATCAGAATAGATGCCTATAAAGACAGAACTTTCAAAGGCAAGATTACTTACATATCCGATAAGGCGGAATTTACGCCCAAAAATATCCAGACAAAAGATGAAAGAATAAAAGAGGTCTTTGCAATTGAAATATCTCTTTCAAATGATGAAGGAATATTTAAACCCGGTATGCCTGCAGACGCAAGACTAAAGAAAAGATAAAATTAAAATGGAAAAAAGAAACTACATTACCACGAAAAACTTTTAAAACACACGGGTAGGGGCGGGGTGACGTCACCCCGCCTACCCTAGCTATGGTGGAAAGAACAGATAATAGATTGAGGACACAGAGGGGGAAGAATGCAGATTTTGGATTGTGGAATAACAGAGAGATTCTTCGCTACGCTCAGAATGACAAATTAGGGTAGAATAATATGAATACTGTATCAGTTAAAAATTTAACTAAGTTTTACAATAAACATAAAGCCCTTGACGATATATCTTTTGATATAAATACGGGAGAAATATTCGGCATAGTAGGTCCTGACGGCTCGGGAAAAACAACCCTTCTCAGAATACTTACGGGTATTCTTGAAAAAACGTCCGGAAAAATATCTATAATGAACTTTGATATTGATAAAGATTGCGAAAAAATAAAATACCATACGGGATATATGTCACAAAAGTTCAATCTCTATCCTACGCTTACCGTTGAAGAAAATATAAAATTCTTTGCAGGAATCTTTGGAGTCTCGCCACAAGAATATAAAGATAGGGGAGAGTACCTTCTAAATTTGACGGGACTTGCAAATTTCAAAACCAGACAGGCAAAAAACTTGTCCGGAGGGATGAAACAAAAACTTGCCCTCATCTCTACCCTTATTCATAAGCCCGATGTTCTCATACTGGACGAACCTACGCTTGGCGTTGACCCCGTTTCAAGAAGGGATTTCTGGCAAATACTACAGGAATTTTCACAGAAAGGGACTTCTATAATCGTTAGCACTTCTTATATGGATGAAGCTGAATTGTGCAATAAAATAATACTCCTTTTTGAAGGTAGGATTATAATCAAAGGTAATCCTGTTGAAGTGAAAAAAATGGATAACACGGTGATGGAACTTACCCCGGTTGAAGGAAAAAACATAGATGAAAAAGTAATTAAAAACGTAGAACCTTTTGTTGTGGATATTTCCTTCAAAGGGGA
Proteins encoded in this region:
- a CDS encoding TolC family protein; this translates as MKRVLYLFLFILFPMLSFSKPITLDDCLNKAMKNNPDIMKTQKELDAISSKIYQAKTYFLPTLSLTGLYTHLSKEPPAFDFKSFFTPGATIPQIAGNPLLQYAHQNNYSGGLKLNQPLYLGGRNMAVLNSYKSEYKIKSAELEMSKTKLKVDVTKVFYSIVLSKEMEKLIQVTITTLQKHLDLVREFVKNGTATEYDSLKTESQLFSWQPRLIKTQREMKTATKQLAFLIGEEIEDSLVIEGELKYHNSESEISLKDATDKALENRSEIVIAQEMKKINNDIRNMKRASVLPQVAFQYNYNLMDKDADFTFNADNWENWWDIRILFNWEFFAFGRHRAEMKEYDFKKQESDINISSIEKRIKIELENAFDYKNENQITLSLWEKNIDVANRAYDIANDNYKNGTMTNMDVLDSHIALAEAKFQYLKALYDYKISCAELNRIIGY
- a CDS encoding efflux RND transporter periplasmic adaptor subunit, yielding MGKGLYFLTIILMCVCNGCKEKDYIEASGTIEIKELDVASKIAGRVTKIYVQKGDNVEKDKILAEIDDRIINAQYDEAKAVYTQAEEDFKRVSALYKSNSIPKQKYDQSEAFYNQIKAKLTQAEIMKEETKIKAPWDGTIINKYVEEGELISQLAPLFTLGDMKEVKLTIYMPLKEMEIIKVGDEAEIRIDAYKDRTFKGKITYISDKAEFTPKNIQTKDERIKEVFAIEISLSNDEGIFKPGMPADARLKKR
- a CDS encoding ABC transporter ATP-binding protein — its product is MNTVSVKNLTKFYNKHKALDDISFDINTGEIFGIVGPDGSGKTTLLRILTGILEKTSGKISIMNFDIDKDCEKIKYHTGYMSQKFNLYPTLTVEENIKFFAGIFGVSPQEYKDRGEYLLNLTGLANFKTRQAKNLSGGMKQKLALISTLIHKPDVLILDEPTLGVDPVSRRDFWQILQEFSQKGTSIIVSTSYMDEAELCNKIILLFEGRIIIKGNPVEVKKMDNTVMELTPVEGKNIDEKVIKNVEPFVVDISFKGEKIRVILKKDGKEAFTKEFSKLFHINEISPSIEDVFMRAMGNDKC